CTGCGTGCTGCTCGCCATAGCCTGTGCTGTGGGAGCCGCTTTCACCGCAGGGTTGTCGGCGATCGGACTCGTGGTTCCCCTGCTGATGTGGGTGGTGCGCTGGTGGGTCACCAAATGCACGTCATATGAGTTGACGACGCAGCGACTCAAAATCAGCAGCGGCGTTCTAAACCGGAAACTCGATGAACTGGAACTTTTCCGAGTGAAGGACTATGCGATGGATCAGCCTCTGTTTCTGCGAATCCTCGGCCTGGGTAACCTGACCCTGGTGACCTCTGACGCGAGCAGCCCGCATGTCGCCATCAAGGCGATTCCCCAGGTGGAAAACGTGCGGGAAAAACTACGTACGGCCGTCCAGGCTGAA
This is a stretch of genomic DNA from Prosthecobacter algae. It encodes these proteins:
- a CDS encoding PH domain-containing protein — encoded protein: MSLSTAAPSSAPDETTLWQGHTSQWVHFWYYFFCVLLAIACAVGAAFTAGLSAIGLVVPLLMWVVRWWVTKCTSYELTTQRLKISSGVLNRKLDELELFRVKDYAMDQPLFLRILGLGNLTLVTSDASSPHVAIKAIPQVENVREKLRTAVQAERDRKRVRELDVDGSEGALT